Within the Methanobacterium sp. BRmetb2 genome, the region AAATTCCCTTATAAGTTCCACCAGTAATCGGAATTTGTCCCGGTCTGACTTGGGTGCTCTTCCTTCAACTTTGTCAATATCTATCTTACCAGTTTCAGGATCAAGCCCTACTTGTTTTAGACACGCTTTTTGCAGTTTTATGGCTTTTTGAGCATCTTCTGCACTTACTTCATCTTTCAATCTTATTCTGGCACTTGATTCAGAAAGACGAATTAATGCTTCCAGTTGACGGGCAGTGATTGGAACTGGAGAATCTTCTTCAGCACCACTACCTCTCATGCCCACGTAAAACTCTTCTAAAACAGTTATTGCTTCTTCGGTAAGTTTAGGGTGAACTTCACGTCTGGCATAAGCCACATATTTTCTTAAAAGTTCGGGATCAATTTCAAAAGGTATAGAATCTTCTTTGTGAATATTAAGAATATGTCTTGCTAACTTTTTATCCTTTTCAGCATCTGGCTTGTCTTCAACCACAAATGTAAGGTCAAATCTGGATAAAATTGTTGATGGGAGATCAATTTGTTCGGCAATTGATTTATAACTGTCAAATCTTCCAAATTTTGGATTTGCAGCTGCCAAAACTGAACATCTAGAATTTAAGGTAGCCATTATCCCTGCTTTGGCAATACTTATTGTCTGCTGTTCCAGTGCTTCATGTATGGCTGAACGGTCTTCCGGACGCATTTTATCCAGTTCATCAACACACACATTTCCACCATCTCCTAAAACTAGTGCTCCTGCCTCCAGGGACCATCCTCCAAATTCATCTCTTACTGCTGCAGCAGTTAAACCCACACCACTGGTACCTTTACCACTGGTGTAAATTCCACGGGGAGCAAGTTTGGATACATATTTAAGCATCTGTGACTTACCAATACCAGGATCCCCTACAATTAAGATGTGTATATCTCCACGAAGACGAGTTTTATCTTCTAATTCTTTACGCACACCTCCAAATAATTGGAGAGCAATTGCTTCTTTTACTTCACGATATCCTTGTATAGATGGTGCTGTTGATTTTATTATTTTTTCATAAATATGGGGGTCAGATGCCAGTTCTCGAATCATCTCTTCATCTTCAGGGATAATTTGTAGTTCCTCAAATTCCTGTTCAAGCTGTTCAATATAATTTCCATAAATAAAATTCTTAAATCGTTTGGTCTTATCGTCACGAACTGTTCTTAAAGTCCCAGTTATCCTAACGATATCCCCCGGAGTTAGGGTATCAACTAGATCATCTTCCAGCACTATTAATATTTGGCGGGGCTGTTCTCCTCCAGAAAGGTTTTCTAAAGGTTCCTGAAGTTTAACAGTTTGTGTGTCTAGAAATTCTGATTCTTCCTGGAGCAATCTAAATGATCTTCCTCCACAGTCCTGACAGAGAGAAGGCTCGGTGATCATATTACTGCTCTGGGATACCTCATGGATACGCATACACCCTCTACATTCAAAAATAGCTTTAACAATTCTGGGGCGTATTTCATCGGTTTTACGCACAATTCCATCTACTGAAACAAATTTCCCAATAAATTTACTTCTCAAAAATCTAAGAGGAATGTTATTACTTACATTTTCAAGTCTGATATTCAAATCAGCATTTTTTCTTAAGGGGTCAATGTTTTTAATGGCGGTTTGGGAAGCATGAATTACTTCCTCTGGCTTTTCAATTAATAAATCTGCCAGATCT harbors:
- a CDS encoding AAA family ATPase, which produces MTTSTDKTKTSLTKFEEFFSTNTKYKDLVFEALEKYPDRRSVVVDYLELEMFDPDLADLLIEKPEEVIHASQTAIKNIDPLRKNADLNIRLENVSNNIPLRFLRSKFIGKFVSVDGIVRKTDEIRPRIVKAIFECRGCMRIHEVSQSSNMITEPSLCQDCGGRSFRLLQEESEFLDTQTVKLQEPLENLSGGEQPRQILIVLEDDLVDTLTPGDIVRITGTLRTVRDDKTKRFKNFIYGNYIEQLEQEFEELQIIPEDEEMIRELASDPHIYEKIIKSTAPSIQGYREVKEAIALQLFGGVRKELEDKTRLRGDIHILIVGDPGIGKSQMLKYVSKLAPRGIYTSGKGTSGVGLTAAAVRDEFGGWSLEAGALVLGDGGNVCVDELDKMRPEDRSAIHEALEQQTISIAKAGIMATLNSRCSVLAAANPKFGRFDSYKSIAEQIDLPSTILSRFDLTFVVEDKPDAEKDKKLARHILNIHKEDSIPFEIDPELLRKYVAYARREVHPKLTEEAITVLEEFYVGMRGSGAEEDSPVPITARQLEALIRLSESSARIRLKDEVSAEDAQKAIKLQKACLKQVGLDPETGKIDIDKVEGRAPKSDRDKFRLLVELIREFEEEYGGKAPINILISEMEDRYNVSEEKVEEVIRVLKHKGMVFEPERGYLKIV